A stretch of Microbacterium caowuchunii DNA encodes these proteins:
- a CDS encoding glycosyltransferase yields MTVSLRVVLDQLVDVVDPDVAEAGTQIVRALVATAPRGCDVTVIVPSDAVEAAAGVADVSSVTRAPFSRSRLAGSWQLGVTPGIGGGLIHSPSLMAPLVRHDRVNENDQTVVTLWDLCAWESPEQFSRGTVAWNRAMLKRAERHADAVVVPAHAMIAGLSEAAPKLRGRVRVISGAAPIGFSVPADAVGRRRDLGVPDELIVISGARCDDEALSAGLAAVSALNEEYAVVVLDVPEGQEPKVQDLAAAAGLRAEIVHPRAALPAADRAAVLDAAVALVAPSSLTAFPWRVVEALTLGRPVVAADSAVHQEILLDGGLAVPPAGLGEALAQTLASDDARNRAHVRAMDRGRAFSWRDHADRVWALHAEL; encoded by the coding sequence GTGACGGTCTCTCTGCGTGTCGTGCTGGACCAGCTGGTCGACGTCGTCGATCCCGATGTGGCGGAGGCCGGTACCCAGATCGTCCGTGCCCTCGTCGCCACAGCGCCCCGGGGATGCGATGTCACCGTGATCGTGCCCTCGGACGCGGTCGAGGCCGCGGCCGGTGTCGCCGACGTGTCGAGCGTGACCAGGGCGCCGTTCTCCCGGTCCCGGCTGGCGGGATCCTGGCAGCTGGGGGTGACCCCCGGCATCGGCGGCGGTCTGATCCACTCGCCGTCCCTGATGGCGCCCCTGGTGCGGCACGATCGGGTCAACGAGAACGACCAGACGGTCGTCACGTTGTGGGACCTGTGCGCGTGGGAGTCGCCGGAGCAGTTCTCGCGGGGGACCGTCGCGTGGAACCGGGCGATGCTCAAGCGAGCCGAGAGGCATGCGGATGCGGTGGTCGTGCCGGCCCACGCGATGATCGCCGGTCTCTCCGAGGCGGCCCCGAAGCTCCGCGGGCGGGTCAGGGTGATCTCCGGTGCGGCGCCGATCGGATTCTCCGTGCCCGCTGATGCCGTGGGGAGGCGACGTGACCTGGGCGTGCCCGACGAACTCATCGTGATCTCCGGCGCACGATGCGACGACGAGGCGCTGTCCGCCGGACTCGCCGCCGTGTCCGCGCTGAACGAGGAATACGCGGTCGTCGTGCTGGACGTGCCGGAGGGGCAGGAGCCGAAGGTCCAGGACCTCGCGGCCGCGGCGGGTCTCCGGGCGGAGATCGTGCATCCGCGGGCCGCGCTGCCGGCAGCCGATCGCGCAGCCGTACTCGATGCCGCCGTCGCGCTCGTGGCCCCGTCGTCGCTGACCGCCTTCCCGTGGCGGGTCGTCGAAGCGCTGACGCTCGGCCGGCCGGTGGTCGCCGCTGACTCCGCCGTGCACCAGGAGATCCTGCTCGACGGCGGGCTCGCCGTCCCTCCGGCAGGACTCGGGGAGGCGCTGGCGCAGACCCTGGCGTCCGACGATGCGCGCAACCGCGCGCATGTGCGTGCCATGGACCGCGGGCGGGCGTTCTCCTGGCGGGACCACGCAGACCGGGTGTGGGCGCTGCACGCCGAACTCTAG
- a CDS encoding ABC transporter ATP-binding protein: MHSTPRILVEDVHKDFKLRHTHSIKETFVAAVRRKPLTTDFHALDGISFGIGEGESVALLGYNGSGKSTTLKLLSGVLQPDRGTVLTRGRVAGLIEVGAGFHPDLSGRENIFLNAAILGMSKAETEARYDDIVAFSEIEKFIDTEVKHYSSGMFLRLAFSVAIHTEVDILLIDEILSVGDEPFQKKCLARIRELHDAGKTLVVVSHDLDMVSKLCSRGILLRDGKVAFDGASDEAVALMRR; encoded by the coding sequence GTGCACAGCACTCCCCGAATCCTGGTGGAGGACGTCCACAAGGATTTCAAGCTGCGACACACCCACTCCATCAAGGAGACGTTCGTCGCCGCTGTGCGACGGAAACCACTCACCACCGACTTCCATGCCCTTGACGGGATCTCCTTCGGCATCGGCGAAGGAGAGTCCGTGGCGCTCCTCGGGTACAACGGCTCAGGCAAGTCGACCACCCTCAAACTCCTCTCGGGCGTCCTCCAGCCCGACCGGGGAACCGTCCTCACCCGTGGACGTGTCGCCGGACTCATCGAGGTCGGAGCCGGCTTCCACCCCGATCTCTCCGGGCGGGAGAACATCTTCCTGAACGCCGCCATCCTCGGGATGAGCAAGGCAGAGACCGAGGCGCGCTACGACGACATCGTCGCTTTCAGCGAGATCGAGAAGTTCATCGACACGGAGGTCAAGCACTACTCCTCCGGGATGTTCCTTCGCCTCGCCTTTTCCGTGGCGATCCACACAGAGGTCGACATCCTGCTGATCGACGAGATCCTCTCCGTCGGTGACGAGCCCTTCCAGAAGAAATGCCTCGCTCGCATCCGCGAGCTCCATGACGCCGGGAAGACGCTCGTGGTCGTGTCCCACGATCTGGACATGGTCTCCAAGCTCTGCAGCCGCGGAATCCTGCTCCGTGACGGCAAGGTCGCGTTCGACGGCGCGAGTGACGAGGCCGTGGCCCTGATGCGCCGCTGA
- a CDS encoding glycosyltransferase family 2 protein, producing MTRVDVVVPFWGDPELLYLTVDSVRAQSRGDWRLTVIDDCYPDEGVAAHFATIDDERIHYVRNARNLGITENYREAIRRTESDYLTILGCDDLLHPNYLDVIHATIAATPEVDVIQPGVQVIDGDGRPILPLVDRVKQRLLAPRGPGITTLRGEQMATSLIRGDWLYWPSLTFRTETLKRIDFREGLPIIQDLALLMDVAFEGGSLAYNPEIAFSYRRHGGSASQKTLLDGRRFRDERTYYAQARELAWRQGWRRTARVARRRSMSRLHAVTELPGVIRHGSRAGIESTLAHIFAL from the coding sequence ATGACGCGCGTGGACGTGGTGGTCCCGTTCTGGGGCGATCCCGAGCTGCTGTACCTGACGGTGGACTCGGTGCGCGCGCAGTCACGGGGAGACTGGCGCTTGACCGTGATCGACGACTGCTACCCGGACGAGGGTGTGGCAGCGCATTTCGCGACCATCGATGACGAGCGGATCCACTACGTCCGCAACGCCCGGAACCTCGGCATCACGGAGAACTACCGGGAGGCGATCCGCCGGACCGAGTCCGACTACCTCACGATCCTGGGGTGCGACGATCTCCTCCACCCGAACTATCTCGACGTCATCCATGCGACCATCGCGGCCACGCCGGAGGTGGATGTCATCCAGCCGGGCGTCCAGGTCATCGACGGGGACGGACGCCCGATCCTGCCCTTGGTGGACAGGGTGAAGCAGCGCCTGCTCGCGCCACGGGGCCCGGGGATCACCACGCTTCGCGGCGAGCAGATGGCCACGTCGCTCATCCGCGGGGATTGGCTCTACTGGCCGTCCTTGACCTTCCGCACCGAGACGCTCAAGCGGATCGACTTCCGGGAAGGGCTGCCCATCATCCAGGACCTCGCGCTCCTGATGGACGTCGCCTTCGAAGGGGGATCGCTGGCGTACAACCCCGAGATCGCCTTCTCCTACCGCCGACACGGGGGGAGCGCGTCCCAGAAAACACTGCTGGACGGTCGGCGTTTCCGGGACGAGCGCACCTACTATGCGCAGGCGCGCGAACTCGCGTGGCGTCAGGGGTGGCGTCGGACCGCACGGGTGGCGCGTCGCCGATCCATGTCGCGCCTGCACGCGGTCACCGAGCTCCCGGGGGTCATCCGGCACGGAAGCCGCGCGGGCATAGAATCGACGTTGGCGCACATCTTCGCCCTGTAG
- a CDS encoding glycosyltransferase family 2 protein: MRTRNRAQLLRRALDDVLAQTLPDWRLIVVNDGGARMPVDELVAQRQEAFRGRIDVIHVEGGTGSMEAAANLGAQAATGEFVVVHDDDDTWAADFLERMVQALDADQEAVAAAARTEIVYERLDGDREVELGRTPFVPPGEMVTIYDLLQTNRVVPISLLVRRRVYDEIGWYDPALRAVGDWEFNLRLVRHGRVLFVGETPLAFWHQRPHATGSTSNSVFGESLDHMQFDRMVRDKALQEYIDRNGIGGLLYLSKYIEETARYYSVQQTARRALARMAGKLRLGRRRRRR; this comes from the coding sequence ATGCGCACGCGAAACCGGGCGCAGTTGCTCCGGCGTGCACTCGACGACGTCCTCGCCCAGACGTTACCCGACTGGCGCCTCATCGTCGTGAACGACGGCGGCGCCCGGATGCCGGTGGACGAACTCGTCGCCCAACGGCAGGAGGCGTTCCGGGGACGCATCGACGTCATCCACGTCGAAGGTGGGACCGGCTCCATGGAAGCCGCGGCGAACCTCGGCGCCCAGGCAGCCACGGGTGAATTCGTCGTGGTGCACGATGACGATGACACCTGGGCCGCGGATTTCCTGGAGCGTATGGTCCAGGCGCTCGACGCTGACCAGGAAGCCGTAGCGGCCGCAGCGCGTACCGAAATCGTCTACGAACGCCTCGATGGAGACCGCGAGGTCGAACTCGGGCGCACGCCCTTCGTTCCGCCGGGCGAGATGGTCACCATCTACGATCTGCTGCAGACCAACCGCGTCGTGCCCATATCTCTGCTCGTAAGACGGCGCGTGTACGACGAGATCGGCTGGTACGACCCCGCCCTCCGCGCCGTGGGCGACTGGGAGTTCAACCTGCGTCTCGTACGCCACGGCCGCGTGCTTTTCGTCGGAGAGACCCCCCTCGCCTTCTGGCATCAGCGCCCGCACGCCACCGGGTCGACCTCGAACAGCGTCTTCGGCGAGAGCCTCGACCACATGCAGTTCGACCGCATGGTCCGGGACAAGGCGCTCCAGGAATACATCGACCGGAACGGCATCGGCGGGCTGCTCTACCTCTCCAAGTACATCGAGGAGACCGCCCGCTATTACTCCGTCCAGCAGACCGCACGCCGCGCGCTGGCGCGAATGGCCGGCAAGCTCCGGCTCGGCCGCCGCCGCCGCCGCCGCTGA
- a CDS encoding glycosyltransferase — protein MSQRVAAVVVTYNRLEKLKTVLERLRAQTTPPEWIVVVDNASTDGTKEFLAAETINDATLDLTRLEENTGGAGGFATGMKRAYELGADLFWLMDDDCYPEADALEQLVSGHAAAMEATPGGVPFACSLVYFDHNVLAEMNIAAPDWKWAGLWAQGHRAVFVQTCSFVSALYTRETVERIGLPLREYFIWFDDAAYARMAGAGIGPGVCILDSKVIHDTPTNVSGDFSKIDDQNIWKFAYGARNEASYHLHHESLLSYLRFFARTEILMHRGRVPWRLRRRITGRLLAAIRFNPQAERVAPAAGIAR, from the coding sequence TTGTCCCAGCGCGTAGCCGCGGTCGTCGTGACCTACAACCGCCTCGAGAAACTCAAGACCGTGCTCGAGCGTCTACGAGCCCAGACCACGCCGCCGGAGTGGATCGTCGTGGTCGACAACGCATCCACCGACGGGACGAAGGAGTTCCTCGCTGCGGAGACCATCAACGACGCGACACTCGACCTCACCCGCCTCGAAGAGAACACCGGCGGGGCAGGCGGGTTCGCCACAGGGATGAAGCGCGCCTATGAGCTCGGTGCGGACCTGTTCTGGCTGATGGACGACGACTGCTATCCGGAAGCGGACGCACTCGAACAGCTCGTCTCGGGGCATGCCGCCGCGATGGAGGCGACCCCCGGCGGCGTACCCTTCGCCTGTTCGCTCGTGTATTTCGACCACAACGTGCTCGCCGAGATGAACATCGCGGCCCCCGATTGGAAGTGGGCAGGCCTCTGGGCGCAGGGGCACCGGGCGGTCTTCGTCCAGACCTGTTCCTTCGTCTCGGCCCTCTACACCCGGGAGACCGTCGAACGGATCGGCCTCCCCCTGCGCGAGTACTTCATCTGGTTCGACGACGCGGCATACGCGAGGATGGCCGGCGCCGGGATCGGCCCCGGCGTGTGCATCCTCGACAGCAAAGTGATCCACGACACCCCCACGAACGTCTCAGGGGACTTCTCGAAGATCGACGATCAGAACATCTGGAAGTTCGCGTACGGTGCCCGGAACGAGGCGTCATACCATCTGCACCACGAGTCGCTTCTGTCGTACCTGCGGTTCTTCGCCCGCACCGAGATCCTCATGCACCGGGGCCGCGTACCGTGGCGACTGCGACGGCGGATCACCGGACGGCTGCTCGCCGCGATCAGGTTCAACCCGCAAGCAGAGCGGGTGGCCCCCGCCGCCGGGATCGCCCGATAG
- a CDS encoding NAD-dependent epimerase/dehydratase family protein — MSDHVLITGGAGFIGTRLARRFVEAGHTVTVLDALIPQVHGAHPETTSPLLRSLDGVATVVKGSVTSTDDLRTALADANIVVHLAAETGTGQSMYEIDRYTHTNVGGTAKLLDLLANEPHSVRRVVVASSRSIYGEGAYRKPDGTVVYPSHRTDADMAAGDFDVHMPEERNLTLIPTDESATLHPSSVYGITKQMQEALVMTVAPTLGIEPVSMRYQNVYGPGQSLKNPYTGILSIFSTLIRQGKEINIFEDGLESRDFVFIDDVVEATFLGATHPDAAGRVFNVGSGVATTVNEVVAGLFQAFGTSVPTRISGNYRLGDIRHNVADTTRMRQVLGFTPSVSFEDGLARFAQWVLTEPVEGDSYQRSLDEMSSRNLLK, encoded by the coding sequence ATGTCCGATCACGTGCTCATCACCGGCGGTGCCGGATTCATCGGCACGCGTCTTGCCCGACGGTTCGTCGAGGCGGGCCACACCGTCACCGTGCTCGACGCGCTCATCCCGCAGGTGCACGGAGCGCACCCGGAGACCACCTCTCCTCTCCTGCGCTCGCTGGACGGTGTCGCCACGGTGGTGAAGGGGTCCGTCACATCGACGGACGACCTGCGGACCGCGCTGGCGGACGCCAACATCGTCGTGCACCTGGCAGCCGAGACGGGAACGGGCCAGTCGATGTACGAGATCGACCGCTACACCCACACGAACGTCGGCGGTACCGCGAAACTGCTGGACCTCCTCGCCAACGAACCGCACTCCGTGCGCCGGGTCGTGGTCGCATCCTCCCGTTCCATCTACGGCGAGGGGGCATACCGGAAACCCGACGGGACGGTGGTGTATCCGTCGCACCGGACGGACGCCGATATGGCAGCCGGCGATTTCGACGTCCACATGCCGGAGGAACGCAACCTCACCCTCATCCCCACCGACGAGAGCGCGACGCTGCATCCTTCTTCCGTGTACGGGATCACGAAGCAGATGCAGGAGGCGCTCGTCATGACCGTGGCGCCCACCCTCGGTATCGAGCCGGTATCGATGCGCTACCAGAACGTGTACGGCCCCGGACAGTCGTTGAAGAACCCGTACACCGGCATCCTGTCCATCTTCTCCACCCTCATCCGGCAGGGGAAGGAGATCAACATCTTCGAGGACGGCCTCGAGAGCCGTGACTTCGTCTTCATCGACGATGTCGTCGAAGCCACCTTCCTCGGCGCGACCCACCCGGATGCAGCCGGACGGGTCTTCAACGTGGGCTCGGGGGTCGCGACGACGGTGAACGAAGTCGTGGCCGGCCTGTTCCAGGCATTCGGCACATCGGTACCCACCCGGATCTCGGGCAACTATCGTCTGGGCGACATCCGTCACAACGTGGCGGACACGACCCGGATGCGTCAGGTGCTGGGCTTCACGCCCTCGGTCTCGTTCGAGGACGGCCTCGCCCGGTTCGCGCAGTGGGTGCTGACCGAGCCCGTGGAGGGCGACAGCTACCAGCGCTCCCTGGACGAGATGTCCTCGCGGAACCTACTGAAGTGA
- a CDS encoding DUF6541 family protein has translation MTWLDLGVAIAATAAIILIPGLGLAALLGLRGLWAWGMAAPFGLTVVVLASLVAPMLALPWGLLPVVAVFVVIGGGIAASRALTGGFRRRPLHRSAGRDWPTIAALILAAGILMVQLGQVIQAPGNISQTFDNIFHLNGIRYALDTANASPLHLGSMTSESGGVWFYPSAWHAVASLVVQITGVDIAVASNGLVFFSACLLWPAGTVLLTRTLFGSGTALMLSAGVFAAALPAMPLLPLDYGVLYPFALGLSVVPAALAAVLALLRIGVVSVPRGVTWIWVIAVLGSLPALAIAHPGAFMAWLVLASIAVLIGFVMYLRSAPRKRPLILASGGFLAYVGAALLAWRVLKPPVDARTWPPTLTLGQGVGEAMTLSYWGGAIPVIAVAALVAGLVVCVRRRTTADVWAITAFASTSLLYIAAVSLPWPTLRDLLTASWYNNAPRLAAIVPIVVVPLAALGAAAVWSRVRVRIDRAVKAGDARGRVRRSIGVGLLVLLVAGTQMGAVAQAVEKAAAGYALTADSALVSEDEMALLRRLPDEVPEDAVIAGSPWTGAGLAYALSGRQVLMPHTLMDIDEETALINDRLDEATTAPEVCTAVQVKDVEYVLDFGSREVHGAEHPYPGFDDLAASGAVEVVDSEGAAVLYRVIACGADR, from the coding sequence ATGACTTGGCTCGACCTCGGGGTCGCGATCGCCGCGACTGCAGCGATCATCCTGATTCCCGGGCTGGGATTGGCGGCCCTGCTCGGGCTGCGCGGACTATGGGCCTGGGGGATGGCCGCCCCCTTCGGCCTGACGGTCGTCGTTCTGGCGTCCCTCGTCGCGCCGATGCTGGCACTGCCGTGGGGGCTTCTCCCCGTCGTCGCCGTCTTCGTCGTCATCGGGGGAGGGATCGCAGCGAGCCGTGCGCTCACCGGCGGGTTCCGGCGCCGTCCACTACACCGATCGGCAGGCAGAGACTGGCCGACCATCGCGGCCCTGATCCTTGCGGCGGGCATTCTGATGGTCCAGCTCGGTCAGGTCATCCAGGCGCCCGGCAACATCTCGCAGACGTTCGACAACATCTTCCACCTGAACGGCATCCGTTACGCGCTGGACACCGCCAACGCCTCTCCTCTGCACCTCGGGTCGATGACCTCCGAGAGCGGGGGCGTCTGGTTCTATCCGTCTGCGTGGCATGCGGTCGCATCGCTCGTGGTGCAGATCACGGGTGTCGACATCGCGGTGGCCTCGAACGGCCTCGTGTTCTTCTCGGCCTGCCTCCTGTGGCCCGCGGGCACGGTTCTCCTCACCCGTACTCTCTTCGGCAGTGGGACGGCGCTGATGCTGTCGGCGGGGGTGTTCGCCGCGGCGCTTCCCGCCATGCCGCTCCTCCCGCTGGACTACGGCGTCCTGTACCCGTTCGCGCTGGGCCTGTCTGTTGTTCCTGCGGCGCTGGCGGCCGTTCTCGCGCTCCTTCGCATCGGCGTGGTCTCCGTGCCTCGGGGCGTCACCTGGATATGGGTGATCGCCGTGCTGGGCTCGCTTCCGGCCCTGGCCATCGCCCACCCGGGCGCCTTCATGGCGTGGCTGGTGCTCGCCTCGATCGCCGTGCTCATCGGATTCGTCATGTACCTCCGCTCGGCACCGCGCAAGCGTCCGCTCATCCTCGCGTCGGGCGGCTTCCTCGCTTACGTGGGGGCCGCGCTCCTCGCATGGCGGGTGCTGAAGCCCCCGGTGGACGCTCGCACCTGGCCGCCCACGCTCACCCTGGGACAGGGCGTGGGGGAAGCGATGACGCTCTCGTACTGGGGTGGTGCGATCCCGGTGATCGCGGTGGCGGCGCTCGTCGCCGGGCTGGTGGTGTGCGTCCGTCGTCGAACGACGGCCGACGTGTGGGCCATCACGGCGTTCGCATCGACGTCGCTCCTGTACATCGCAGCAGTCTCCCTGCCCTGGCCGACTCTGCGCGATCTGCTCACCGCATCCTGGTACAACAACGCCCCGCGCCTGGCGGCCATCGTCCCGATCGTGGTCGTGCCGCTCGCAGCCCTCGGCGCGGCGGCGGTGTGGTCGCGGGTGCGGGTGCGGATCGATCGTGCCGTGAAGGCCGGCGACGCACGCGGCCGGGTCCGGCGATCGATCGGGGTGGGCCTGCTCGTCCTCCTGGTTGCCGGCACACAGATGGGAGCCGTCGCTCAGGCCGTCGAGAAGGCAGCGGCCGGGTACGCTCTGACCGCGGATTCGGCTCTCGTCTCCGAGGACGAGATGGCGCTGCTTCGTCGGCTGCCGGACGAGGTCCCGGAAGACGCCGTCATCGCGGGAAGCCCGTGGACCGGGGCCGGTCTCGCCTACGCGCTCAGCGGACGGCAGGTCTTGATGCCGCACACGCTCATGGACATCGACGAGGAGACAGCCCTGATCAACGATCGACTGGACGAGGCCACGACGGCACCGGAGGTGTGCACGGCGGTCCAGGTCAAGGACGTGGAGTACGTGCTCGACTTCGGATCCCGCGAGGTGCACGGTGCGGAGCACCCCTATCCGGGGTTCGATGATCTCGCCGCCTCCGGCGCGGTGGAAGTGGTCGACTCCGAAGGAGCCGCCGTGCTCTACCGGGTCATCGCGTGCGGAGCCGACCGATGA
- a CDS encoding glycosyltransferase, translating to MSERVTVTVCMATYNGSAYVEHQLRSILDDLASGDDVVVVDDASTDETAEIVERIGDPRIRLIRQEENRGYVRTFEAAIRAAAGDVLLLADQDDEWVPGRRDILAEAARRDGIAASNLSLLGSDSPLPSPLSGRAWRLRDATSDHRLRNEVRILAGMAPYFGCAMAIRRDLLAAILPFPDYLTESHDLWIATVGNVTGRMRHVEETTVRRRIHDTNASSSRPRGVRRALASRWMLVRLWREALRRRDRVS from the coding sequence GTGAGCGAGCGTGTCACCGTCACCGTCTGCATGGCGACGTACAACGGGTCCGCGTACGTGGAGCACCAATTGCGTTCGATCCTGGACGACCTCGCATCCGGTGACGACGTCGTCGTGGTCGACGACGCCAGCACCGACGAGACGGCGGAGATCGTGGAACGCATCGGCGACCCCCGCATCCGGCTGATCCGGCAGGAGGAGAACCGCGGCTACGTGCGCACGTTCGAGGCGGCGATCCGGGCGGCCGCGGGTGATGTCCTTCTCCTGGCCGATCAGGACGACGAATGGGTCCCCGGCCGCCGCGACATCTTGGCAGAGGCTGCGCGGCGCGACGGAATCGCCGCGTCGAATCTCTCCCTGCTGGGTTCGGACTCGCCGCTTCCGTCGCCGCTGAGCGGACGGGCATGGCGGCTCCGCGACGCGACCTCCGACCACCGCCTTCGCAACGAGGTGCGGATCCTCGCGGGCATGGCGCCCTATTTCGGATGCGCGATGGCGATCCGACGGGATCTCCTCGCCGCGATCCTGCCCTTCCCGGATTACCTCACCGAGTCGCACGACCTGTGGATCGCGACCGTGGGTAACGTCACGGGGCGGATGCGCCATGTCGAGGAGACGACCGTTCGCCGTCGGATCCACGACACCAACGCATCATCGTCGCGGCCGCGCGGAGTGCGTCGTGCACTGGCCTCGCGCTGGATGCTGGTCCGGCTGTGGCGGGAGGCGCTCCGGCGGCGCGACCGGGTGTCCTGA
- a CDS encoding ABC transporter permease, with amino-acid sequence MRLNTRDTAVLEAPGRNVGLLDVFRRRYLLSLIVRKEVQIRYRGSVLGWLWSYVKPLVQFAVFYVAIGYFLGMNERVEFFPIYLLAGITIVTFFNEAFSNGTRSLVDNAALIKKIYLPREMFPVSSMLIAAVNTIPQIIVVLVITLFFGWSPTFLHIAAIGLALFIISVLATGLGLLFGAINVTFRDAQSFVEIIVMCAVWASPVMYQWQMVANSVPEWLFVLYRLNPLTPAVELFHYGVWFPLSPVDGEVLPGLWTYSAIALGTSLVLLVVGQAVFRKLEGRFAQDL; translated from the coding sequence ATGCGCCTGAACACCAGGGACACCGCGGTGCTGGAAGCGCCCGGGCGCAACGTCGGCCTGCTGGATGTCTTCCGCCGCCGGTATCTGCTCTCGCTGATCGTGCGCAAGGAAGTCCAGATCCGCTATCGCGGATCGGTCCTCGGCTGGCTGTGGTCCTATGTGAAGCCGCTCGTGCAGTTCGCCGTGTTCTACGTGGCCATCGGCTACTTCCTCGGGATGAATGAGCGTGTCGAGTTCTTCCCGATCTACCTGCTCGCGGGGATCACCATCGTCACGTTCTTCAACGAGGCGTTCTCCAACGGAACGCGATCGCTCGTGGACAACGCTGCGCTCATCAAGAAGATCTACCTTCCGCGTGAGATGTTCCCGGTTTCGAGCATGTTGATCGCCGCGGTCAACACCATCCCTCAGATCATCGTGGTGCTCGTGATCACGCTCTTCTTCGGATGGTCTCCCACCTTCCTGCACATCGCCGCGATCGGTTTGGCGCTCTTCATCATCTCCGTGCTCGCAACGGGCTTGGGACTGCTCTTCGGCGCGATCAACGTCACCTTCCGCGACGCGCAGAGCTTCGTGGAAATCATCGTCATGTGCGCCGTGTGGGCGTCCCCGGTCATGTACCAGTGGCAGATGGTGGCGAACAGCGTGCCGGAATGGCTGTTCGTGCTCTACCGGCTGAACCCCCTCACACCCGCGGTGGAACTCTTCCATTACGGCGTGTGGTTCCCGCTGAGCCCCGTCGACGGCGAGGTCCTGCCGGGTCTCTGGACGTACTCCGCCATCGCCCTGGGCACTTCTTTGGTCCTCCTCGTCGTCGGACAGGCCGTCTTCCGCAAATTGGAGGGTCGTTTTGCACAAGACCTCTGA
- a CDS encoding acyltransferase family protein, whose translation MTLPAPFRGTPYPYRHNSLNLFRLVLAALVLFAHAWYIAGRGAGPSIQGENLGGWAVAGFFVLSGFLITRSRLRTSPGEYLLHRIARIYPAFVVVLLVTAFVFAPAALLIEQGSLDGFLSTPVTPLQYVWGNLALHIDHYDIGTTLQSVPYAGAWNGSLWTLFYEFLCYLLVWVLGFLALFRRSPVLVGIAFVASVAVYAGIDVAHRLGLDTSFDLLARLAPFFLGGSLIYFIVERWGINRILGLVALLVTVAMIWLIPRWGGQAAAPFLAYGLLSLSTWIPQPAWVARNDVSYGFYIYAWPVQQLTVLIGGAEMSMWVYIPVTVVVTFALAWLSWVAVERPAMRLVRPQSAGALSASVTPPDPVGPPSGMKAA comes from the coding sequence GTGACGCTGCCGGCGCCGTTTCGCGGTACGCCTTACCCGTACCGCCACAACAGCCTGAACCTGTTCCGGCTCGTGCTGGCGGCTCTGGTGCTGTTCGCGCACGCCTGGTACATCGCCGGGCGGGGGGCGGGGCCATCGATCCAAGGCGAGAACCTCGGGGGGTGGGCGGTCGCGGGCTTCTTCGTGCTCAGCGGATTCCTCATCACGCGCAGCCGGTTGCGCACGTCGCCCGGCGAATACCTGCTGCATCGCATCGCCCGCATCTATCCGGCTTTCGTCGTCGTGCTGCTGGTGACGGCCTTCGTCTTCGCGCCGGCGGCGCTCCTGATCGAACAGGGCTCCCTCGACGGTTTCCTGAGCACCCCGGTCACCCCGCTCCAGTACGTCTGGGGCAATCTCGCGCTGCACATCGACCACTACGACATCGGCACGACCCTGCAGAGCGTCCCCTACGCGGGCGCCTGGAACGGTTCGCTCTGGACGCTGTTCTACGAGTTCCTGTGTTACCTCCTGGTATGGGTCTTGGGGTTCCTCGCGCTCTTCCGCCGCTCGCCTGTGCTGGTGGGTATCGCCTTCGTCGCGAGCGTCGCGGTGTACGCCGGCATCGACGTCGCGCACAGGCTCGGACTGGACACCAGCTTCGATCTGCTGGCGCGGCTCGCCCCCTTCTTCCTCGGCGGCTCGCTGATCTACTTCATCGTGGAGCGGTGGGGTATCAACCGCATCCTCGGCCTGGTCGCCCTGCTGGTGACCGTGGCCATGATCTGGCTGATCCCCCGGTGGGGAGGCCAGGCGGCCGCGCCTTTCCTGGCATACGGACTGCTGTCGTTGTCGACGTGGATACCCCAGCCGGCGTGGGTCGCGCGCAATGACGTCTCCTACGGGTTCTACATCTACGCCTGGCCCGTGCAACAGCTGACTGTGCTGATCGGTGGCGCGGAGATGAGCATGTGGGTGTACATCCCCGTGACCGTCGTCGTCACGTTCGCCCTCGCCTGGCTGAGCTGGGTGGCGGTCGAACGCCCCGCCATGCGTCTGGTCCGCCCCCAGAGCGCAGGCGCCCTGAGCGCATCCGTGACGCCTCCGGACCCTGTCGGTCCACCGAGCGGAATGAAGGCCGCCTAG